The following nucleotide sequence is from Thermodesulfobacteriota bacterium.
GAGGACCGCCTGGCAGGCGGCCACGGCTTCCGGGGCCAGCCCCCAGCCCGTGCCGAAGACCACGAGCGCCGGCCGGCCGTTGCCTGCGAGGTGAGCCCGGGCGTCCGCAAAGGAGATGCGGTCCTCCCCTTCCCGGGCGCTCGTGGCCAGGAGCCACGGCATCTCTCCCCAGCGCCGCTCCAGGTCGCCCACGGCCTCGCCCAGGCCGGCCACGACCCGTAGCCCCTCGAGGGCCTCCCGCCGCCAGGGGTTGGCCTCTCCCCCCTTGCCCCCGACCCAGTGGGACAGGAGCCTTCGGGTCAGCTCTCGCTGGCCCTCCAACGGAGTGGTGACGTACACCCCGCCCAGGCCGTAGGTCCGCGCCAGGCGGGCGAAGTCGTGAAGGTCCAGGGTCGTCACGGCCGTGGCCACCACCGCGCCGCCCCGGTCCAGGGTGGGGTGGTGCACCAGCGCCAGCGCAATCCTCTCCCTCACTCCGGGTCCCCCGCACCCGCCCGCTGGACCAGCGCCCGCTCCTCCGGGGTCAGGCCGGCCCCCGCCAGGAGGTCGGGCCGGCGGCGCGCGGTGCGCAGCACCGCCTGCCGGCGGCGCCACGCAGCGATCTCCCCGTGGTGGCCCCCCAAGAGCACCTCCGGCACCTCCAGCCCCCGAAAGCTCCGGGGCCGGGTGTACTGAGGATATTCCAGGAGGCCGTCGGCCAGGCTCTCTTCCTCCGACGACTCGGCGGCCCCCAGCACGCCGGGCACGAGCCGGGCCGTGGCCTCGATCACTGCCAGGGCCGCGGCCTCGCCCCCCATGAGCACGAAGTTCCCCAGGGAGACCTCGTCGTCGCAGAAGGCGCGGATGCGCTCGTCGAAGCCCTCGTAGCGCCCGCACACCAGCGCGAGGCACGGCTCCCCCGAAAACTCCCGGGCGACCTCCTGGGTGAAGAGGCGGCCCTGGGGGGTGAGGAGCACCACCCGGCAACCCGGCCGCTGGCCGCGCACCGCCTCGATGGCGGCCACCGCGGGACCGGGCTTCATCACCATGCCGGCGCCGCCGCCGTAAGGGTAGTCGTCCGTGATGCGGTGTCGGCCCTCCCCGAACGTCCGCAGGTCCACGAACTCGACGGCGACCGTCCCCTCCTCCCGGGCCCTCCCCAGGATGCCCGCCTCCAGGGGCCCCCGGAAGTACTCGGGGAAGAGGGTGACGACGGAAAACATCACTGCGTCAGCCCCTCCGGCACCCGAACCCGGATCTCCCCCGCTTCCAGGTCCATCGCGAGCACGGTCGACTCCAGGACCGGGAGCATCCACTCGCGCCCCCCGGGCGCCCCCACCACCAGCAGGTCGTGGGCGCC
It contains:
- a CDS encoding RNA methyltransferase yields the protein MRERIALALVHHPTLDRGGAVVATAVTTLDLHDFARLARTYGLGGVYVTTPLEGQRELTRRLLSHWVGGKGGEANPWRREALEGLRVVAGLGEAVGDLERRWGEMPWLLATSAREGEDRISFADARAHLAGNGRPALVVFGTGWGLAPEAVAACQAVLEPVRGAREYNHLSVRCAAAIVVDRLLGRE
- the trmD gene encoding tRNA (guanosine(37)-N1)-methyltransferase TrmD, translating into MFSVVTLFPEYFRGPLEAGILGRAREEGTVAVEFVDLRTFGEGRHRITDDYPYGGGAGMVMKPGPAVAAIEAVRGQRPGCRVVLLTPQGRLFTQEVAREFSGEPCLALVCGRYEGFDERIRAFCDDEVSLGNFVLMGGEAAALAVIEATARLVPGVLGAAESSEEESLADGLLEYPQYTRPRSFRGLEVPEVLLGGHHGEIAAWRRRQAVLRTARRRPDLLAGAGLTPEERALVQRAGAGDPE